The Terriglobales bacterium genome contains a region encoding:
- a CDS encoding 23S rRNA (pseudouridine(1915)-N(3))-methyltransferase RlmH encodes MLVLKLRIAWIGRTREAAIQSLTNEYLRRIARCVPAESQEFASEAALLKYLEKSNPRPVLVVLDSRGKQFSSEDLARFLEQHQNRGTQTLMFAIGPADGFSDQAIAAASLQLSLGKMTLAHELARVVLLEQLYRAFTILKGHPYHLGH; translated from the coding sequence GTGCTCGTTTTGAAACTGCGCATCGCCTGGATCGGCCGGACTCGCGAGGCAGCCATCCAATCGCTCACCAACGAATACCTCCGGCGCATCGCCCGTTGCGTACCTGCGGAGTCACAGGAATTCGCGAGCGAGGCCGCACTGCTCAAGTACCTGGAAAAATCTAATCCACGGCCGGTTCTAGTCGTGCTTGACTCTCGCGGCAAGCAATTCTCGTCGGAGGATCTGGCGCGATTTCTCGAACAACACCAGAACCGCGGGACCCAGACTCTGATGTTCGCCATCGGTCCCGCCGATGGATTCAGTGATCAGGCGATTGCCGCTGCCAGCCTTCAGTTATCGTTGGGAAAGATGACGCTGGCTCACGAACTAGCGCGCGTCGTGCTGCTGGAGCAGCTCTACCGCGCGTTCACCATCCTGAAAGGACATCCGTACCATTTGGGACATTGA
- the ruvA gene encoding Holliday junction branch migration protein RuvA: protein MIAHLRGRLLAKHPNQVVVEVGGVGYDVTITVPTFSELPPAGTSEVSLHVHTHVREDALALYGFLHHEEKQLFERLLSVSGIGPKLAITILSGMPAAEMVGAIKSGDVAKLTRIPGIGRKTAERMCLELRDKLEDFGAAPAVRPVSAVEEDALSALINLGYQRPAAERALAAATRNGKPESFDILFREALAVLSK from the coding sequence ATGATTGCTCATCTGCGCGGGCGGCTCCTCGCCAAGCATCCCAATCAGGTCGTCGTGGAAGTCGGCGGCGTTGGCTACGACGTCACTATCACTGTTCCAACCTTTTCGGAGCTGCCCCCAGCCGGTACATCCGAGGTCTCGTTACACGTTCACACTCACGTGCGGGAAGACGCGCTGGCGCTATACGGATTTCTGCATCACGAAGAGAAGCAACTCTTCGAGCGGTTATTAAGCGTGAGTGGCATTGGACCGAAGCTGGCGATAACGATTCTCAGCGGCATGCCGGCCGCTGAGATGGTAGGAGCTATCAAGAGCGGGGATGTGGCCAAGTTGACGCGCATTCCCGGGATCGGCAGAAAGACCGCTGAACGGATGTGTCTGGAATTGCGCGACAAATTGGAAGACTTCGGCGCCGCGCCAGCGGTGCGCCCGGTTTCCGCGGTGGAGGAAGATGCGCTCTCGGCGCTAATCAATCTCGGCTATCAGCGTCCTGCCGCAGAGCGAGCTCTCGCCGCCGCCACCCGCAATGGCAAGCCCGAATCCTTCGACATACTTTTTCGCGAAGCTCTGGCGGTGTTGTCGAAATAA
- the rpmH gene encoding 50S ribosomal protein L34, producing MPKRTFQPNRHRRAKTHGFRSRMKTKGGQTVLSRRRAKGRKRVSVKPGFRE from the coding sequence ATGCCTAAGCGCACGTTCCAGCCCAACCGTCATCGTCGCGCCAAGACGCACGGTTTTCGTAGCCGAATGAAAACAAAAGGCGGACAGACGGTGCTGTCCCGCCGCCGCGCCAAAGGGCGCAAGCGGGTCTCGGTGAAGCCCGGATTCCGCGAATAA
- the rnpA gene encoding ribonuclease P protein component: MQIAGFSPDRLPARAFLASMAVAEPQEGIGRNFQKQDLSMTDEARLPERVSGGFSFPRRQKLLKHADFQRVYKGGKRHFGGHLTFFYLPQRDRLAEGGPRLGLTVGRVLGGAVERNRIRRRVREAVRLHLGDLSVPMDVVINPKKSAGTVAFPQLQAEVIRAFQVIRRAAADRTGSNSKKLRTASNESGREKEGQ, encoded by the coding sequence ATGCAAATCGCAGGTTTTTCGCCCGACCGGTTGCCGGCGAGGGCGTTCCTCGCCAGCATGGCGGTTGCGGAACCGCAGGAAGGAATTGGCCGTAATTTTCAGAAGCAGGATCTGTCCATGACAGATGAGGCGCGCCTTCCAGAACGAGTAAGTGGCGGCTTCTCTTTTCCGCGACGGCAAAAACTGCTGAAACACGCAGATTTTCAGCGCGTCTACAAGGGTGGGAAGCGCCATTTTGGGGGGCATCTGACGTTTTTCTACCTGCCTCAGCGGGATCGGCTAGCTGAAGGCGGGCCGCGCCTGGGCCTTACCGTCGGACGGGTCTTAGGAGGGGCGGTTGAACGCAATCGCATTCGGCGGCGCGTGCGCGAGGCTGTGCGCCTGCATTTAGGAGATTTATCGGTACCCATGGACGTTGTGATTAATCCGAAAAAGAGCGCAGGCACAGTAGCATTCCCACAGCTCCAAGCGGAAGTTATTCGCGCCTTTCAAGTGATTCGCCGTGCAGCGGCCGACCGAACCGGCAGCAATTCAAAGAAATTGCGTACAGCATCAAACGAAAGCGGGCGGGAGAAAGAAGGGCAATGA
- the yidD gene encoding membrane protein insertion efficiency factor YidD, with product MMIRDFILCWLNAYKMLLSPLFPPACRFVPTCSEYAMEAVTRYGAIRGSLKTIWRLLRCHPFSQGGYDPVVRNPAIPHERGELPVHICSQEMDQQLAGELLSYSPADLEISNTSACQNRRC from the coding sequence ATGATGATTCGCGACTTCATTCTCTGCTGGCTGAATGCCTACAAGATGCTGCTGTCGCCGCTCTTCCCGCCCGCATGCCGCTTTGTGCCTACCTGCTCGGAGTACGCCATGGAAGCCGTTACTCGCTATGGCGCGATTCGAGGCAGCTTGAAAACTATATGGCGGTTGCTGCGCTGCCATCCCTTTTCCCAGGGTGGATATGATCCCGTGGTGAGGAACCCTGCAATTCCCCACGAGCGCGGCGAGTTGCCAGTGCACATCTGCTCCCAAGAAATGGATCAACAATTGGCGGGAGAGCTGTTGTCCTATTCTCCTGCGGATCTAGAAATTTCGAACACCAGTGCGTGCCAGAATCGGCGCTGCTGA